The Syntrophaceae bacterium genomic interval ATTCCGGCCGTTCCGTCATGGAGCAGAGCCTGGAGATGGAGGACGGCGGCAACGCTCCAGGCCTGGGCGATGCAGCCGTCCGGGCGGTGGGGAGGATCGCCGTCGAAGATTTCCGAGATGGTGCCGAGTCCGGCCTCCGGGAGGTGTTCCCGGAGGAAGATGCGCAGGTATCCTTGAAGAAACGCCTCCGCCTCCCGCCGGTCCTTCGTTGCCTGGAGCAGGGCCATGCCGAAAGGCAGGAGAAGCCACGGCCAGACCGTTCCCTGATGATACGCCCGGTCCCGGGATTCCCCGTCTCCTTCGTATCGCCCGCAGTACCGGGAGTCCGACCGGGAGAGCGTCCGGAGCCCGCGCGGTGTCAGCAGGGTCCTGCGGACCGTTTCCACGACCGCCTCCCTCCGGGCGGGATCGAGGGGAGAGAAGGGGAGGGCGGCTGCGATGACCTGATTGGGCCGGACGGATGTGTCCAGGATTCCTCCCTGCAGAACGTCCCCCAGGCAATTTCCCTCTTCATTCCAGAAGGCATCCTGGAAGGACCGTCGTATGCGCGCCGGGAGGCCGCTCAGGGAAAAGTCCCGCTCCCCGAAATGCTCGGCCAGCGTGGCGGAGAAACAGACGGCATTGTACCACAGGGCGTTCACCTCCACGGCATAGCCGCCCCTCGGTGTTACGGGGACACCGCCTGCCCGGGCGTCCATCCAGGTCAGGTTCATCTCTTCCGATCCGGCGTGAAGAAGCCCCCTGCCGTCCATGAAGATGTCGAAGGAGGTCCCTTCGATCAGGTGGCGGACGATCCGCTTGAGGACCGGCCAGAACCGATTCCGGACAAGGCCCAGGTCCCCCGTCGAGGCCAGCATCTCCTGGACCGCCCAGAAAAACCACAGCGGAGCATCGACGGTGTTGTAGGCCCCGGGTTGCCCGTCGTCGGAAAAGAAATTCGGAAGGAGTCCTCCCCGCTCCTGTTCAGCCAGGCAGAGCAGGATTTCCGTTCCCGTTTTGGGCCTTCCGGACCGGAATGTGAGTCCGGGAAGGGAGATCAGTGCATCGCGACCCCAGTCGGTAAACCAGGGATAGCCGGCAATGACCGCCCGCCGGCCCGCGGGAGTGCGGATCAGGAACTGCCGGCCCGCCCGGAGCAGGGAATACAGGGCTGGACGGTCTACCGGGGGGCACCGCTCCAGGAAAGGTCCGTCCTCCGCCGCTTCCCGCTTCCGCCGGTCCGCTTCGGCTGTCCATAGGCCCGTCAGTTTCCGGCGGCAGGGAGTCAGCGAAACCGATACGACGACCGGTTTCCCCCTCTCCAGGGAGACCGTCAGCTCTCCCGGTGTGAACAGGTCTTCCCTCCATTCGTACCCCCGTTCCCGCTCGCGGATGTATTCAAAATTCAGGTACCAGTCCGGGGAGGGGGTGAACGTCGGCTGAAGGCTGGTCTGGAAGAAGATCGGGGGCATCCCCTCGTAGGGATTGAGCGAGAACCCGTCGCTCATCGTCTGCGGCCGGGTCTGGAGAAACCCGTTCCGGCGGGCCAGGGCATGAATCCCGCGATAGGCAAGGAAAGGCCGGATGGTCAGGCTTCCGCCCGGCGGCCCGTCCAGAAGCTCGTAACGGACGAGAACCTGATCTTCCTCGAAAACCAGGATGATTTCCTTGCGCAGGGAGAACGTGCCGTCGCCGTATTCGAACACCGGTCCCGGGTCCCAGCGAAAAGACCGCAGGGGCGGCATCTCCGCGGGGACGAAGCAGCCGGGGAAACGATCGCAGAAAAGGGGCGTTCCCCGGCCGTTGCAGTGAAACGCATCCTCCAGCTTCGAGAGCAGGACGAAGCAGCCCGCCGGCGTCTTCAGGTTTGCCGCCAGGAGCGCGTGGTATTTCCGCGTATGGCAGCTCAAGAGGGTGCTTGAGGCATACCCGCCCTGGCCGTTGGTCTCGAGCCACTCCAGGCCGAGAAGGGTGTCACGGGAAAGGGAGGTGATGTTTTCCAGCGACGGCGTTGCCATGGAAGTCCCCTGCGGTCTGCGGGATGGCGACTGCGATGGACGGCTGTTCCTTCCGGATCAGGCCGGATCAGGGAAGCTGGAGAACCTCGACCCCTTTCGGGGGTTTGAAGGAGAAGGTCCGGTCGGAAATCCGGACGTTTTCTTGCAGGTCCCGAAAGGCGACCCTGGTGAGGTTCCCGAAGGAGTCGGTAAATCGTACTTCGTGGACCTGGAGGTCCTCCCTGCCGACGGTCAGGTGTAAGCGTGAGATGCCCAGACCGGGATCCCGGGGGGTGAGGACCAGCAGGAGATTTCCTTCCCGATCGATCGCCTCGGGTTTGGCGTATTCGATCTGGAAGTCCTCCCTGAGTTTCCCCAGTCCGGTGAAAAAGCGGATGGTCAACCTGGATTTGAGAAGACTTTCGGCCCTCTGGACATAAACGGCCCGGTCTTCCGGTACATAGAGCCATGATGTCTTGGGCCCGATGATCAGCTTCTTCGCCTTCGGCTTCTCGTAATGCCAGGCCATGCGCCCGGGGTTTCGGAAATAGACCGTCCCTTCTTCCCGCTCGGCCTTTTTCGATCCCTTTACGGTGACTTCCTGTATGAATCGCCCCTTCAGGGATTCGGTTTTTTCATACCGCTCCTGCATGTCCGCCAGGAGCTTGTCCAGCGGTGGCGCCTCCGCCCGGATCGCCTCCGGCAGAATGAGAAACGCCAGGACCGGAAGCCACAGGACGGAAAGGAGTACGAAGAGCCGGCGGAGCCGTCTCCGCCGTGCGGATGACAAAACTGTTGAATGAGGAAGGGAATTCTGTCTCGCCGTAATAAACTTCATAAATGATCCTGCACCCTGCCTTCTCTGGCACATTTCTTTCTTTAGGTCTTGAAAAGGGGCTTGCGGAACGCGCTAACGTTCCGTAATTCTACCTTGCTTTGTAAGCACTTGAAATAAAATAAGATTTGCTCTGCCTACACCTTGTGCAAGGCGGTATAAAATCGTGACATTTGAAGCCTTAGAGTTTTTGTCCACAGAGTTGTCAACATGTTTGTCAACAGCTCTGTGGATTTCTCCGTTAACTCCCCGGATCAAGGGAAAGAACCCGCGAAATAGCAGTTACCCTGATATTCTCAGGCGCCATCCGAAGGGATCTTCCTTCTCGCCGTACTGGATCTGCAGGATTTCATTGTACAGCCGCTTCGTCAGGGCGCCTGTTTTCCCGCCGCCGATCTTGTGCTCCTTGCCGCGGAAGAACATCTGGCCGATGGGCGAGACGATGGCCGCAGTTCCGGAGGCGAAGGCCTCCTTGAGGAGACCGCGCTCCGAGGCAATGATCACCTCCTCCATGGTGACGGGGCGTTCCATCACGGGGATGCTCCAGCTGCGTGCGAGCTGGATCACCGAATCCCGCGTGATCCCCGGTAGAATCGTTCCACCCAGTGGCGGTGTGATCAGCTCATCGCCGATGAGGAAGAAGATGTTGCTTGTGCCCACTTCCTCCACGTATTTTTTATGGACGGCATCGAGCCAGAGAACCTGGGTATATCCCTGTTCCTGGGCCGCCTTGCTGGCGTAAAGGCTGGCGGCGTAATTCGCCGCGGCCTTGCAGTAGCCGATGCCCCCGGGGGCGGACCGGACGTAATGCTCCTCCACGAATATTTTCGTGGGGCTGAATCCCTCGGGGTAGTAGGCGCCGACGGGGCCCACGATGATGTAGAACAGGTATTCCGGGGAGGAGTGGACGCCCAGGGCCGGCTCCGTGGCAATCATGGTGGGCCGGATGTAGAGGGACGTGCCCAGGCCTTTGGGAATCCAGTCTTTCTCGATGATCACCAGCTCGCGGACAGCCTCCAGGAAAAGGTTCTCGTCGACGGCGGGCATGCAGAGGCGCCGCGCCGAATTGTTCATGCGACGGGCGTTTTCGAGGGGCCGGAACAGGTAGATCGCACCGTCCTTGCCCCGATAGGCCTTCAGGCCCTCGAAGATGAGCTGGGCGTAGTGAAGGCAGATGCAGGCGGGATCGAGGGAAAAATCCCTGTAGGGTACAATGGCGGGATCGAACCAGCCCTTGCCTTCCCGATACGGCATGGTGAACATGTGGTCCGTGAAGATCTTCCCGAACCCCAGCGTCGCTTCGTTCTTGTGTTTGGGTTTACGCTTTGCCGGTGCGGTCTTCGTGGTCTTGATCTTCATGATTTCCCCCCAGTATGATTTAACATCTGAAAAAAATTGGAGAACCTTATATCACGAAGAAACGAGACGATCAAGGCTTCTGTACTGGATCGCCTCGGCGACGTGGGAAAGTCCGATGGACCCCGAGTCCGCCAGATCGGCGATCGTGCGGGCGGTCTTGAGGATCCTCGTGTAGGCCCGGGCGCTGAGCCCCAGCTTTTCCATGGCCATTTCCAGGAGGCGGCGGGATTCCGCGTCGAGGGAACAGAACCGGCGGATCTGTTCGTTGTCCATCCGGGCGTTGGCCGCCGCGTCCTTTCCGCCGAAACGCTCCCTCTGAAGCCGGCGGGCGTTCCGGACGCGGCCGGCGATGGTTGAAGAGCTTTCTCCAGGGGGGCCTCCGGTCAACTCCCGATGGCGCACTGCCGGAACCTCGATATGGAGGTCGATCCGGTCCAGGAGCGGTCCGGAGATCCGCGAC includes:
- a CDS encoding outer membrane lipoprotein carrier protein LolA translates to MKFITARQNSLPHSTVLSSARRRRLRRLFVLLSVLWLPVLAFLILPEAIRAEAPPLDKLLADMQERYEKTESLKGRFIQEVTVKGSKKAEREEGTVYFRNPGRMAWHYEKPKAKKLIIGPKTSWLYVPEDRAVYVQRAESLLKSRLTIRFFTGLGKLREDFQIEYAKPEAIDREGNLLLVLTPRDPGLGISRLHLTVGREDLQVHEVRFTDSFGNLTRVAFRDLQENVRISDRTFSFKPPKGVEVLQLP
- a CDS encoding branched-chain amino acid aminotransferase, with the translated sequence MKIKTTKTAPAKRKPKHKNEATLGFGKIFTDHMFTMPYREGKGWFDPAIVPYRDFSLDPACICLHYAQLIFEGLKAYRGKDGAIYLFRPLENARRMNNSARRLCMPAVDENLFLEAVRELVIIEKDWIPKGLGTSLYIRPTMIATEPALGVHSSPEYLFYIIVGPVGAYYPEGFSPTKIFVEEHYVRSAPGGIGYCKAAANYAASLYASKAAQEQGYTQVLWLDAVHKKYVEEVGTSNIFFLIGDELITPPLGGTILPGITRDSVIQLARSWSIPVMERPVTMEEVIIASERGLLKEAFASGTAAIVSPIGQMFFRGKEHKIGGGKTGALTKRLYNEILQIQYGEKEDPFGWRLRISG
- a CDS encoding glycogen debranching protein; the protein is MATPSLENITSLSRDTLLGLEWLETNGQGGYASSTLLSCHTRKYHALLAANLKTPAGCFVLLSKLEDAFHCNGRGTPLFCDRFPGCFVPAEMPPLRSFRWDPGPVFEYGDGTFSLRKEIILVFEEDQVLVRYELLDGPPGGSLTIRPFLAYRGIHALARRNGFLQTRPQTMSDGFSLNPYEGMPPIFFQTSLQPTFTPSPDWYLNFEYIRERERGYEWREDLFTPGELTVSLERGKPVVVSVSLTPCRRKLTGLWTAEADRRKREAAEDGPFLERCPPVDRPALYSLLRAGRQFLIRTPAGRRAVIAGYPWFTDWGRDALISLPGLTFRSGRPKTGTEILLCLAEQERGGLLPNFFSDDGQPGAYNTVDAPLWFFWAVQEMLASTGDLGLVRNRFWPVLKRIVRHLIEGTSFDIFMDGRGLLHAGSEEMNLTWMDARAGGVPVTPRGGYAVEVNALWYNAVCFSATLAEHFGERDFSLSGLPARIRRSFQDAFWNEEGNCLGDVLQGGILDTSVRPNQVIAAALPFSPLDPARREAVVETVRRTLLTPRGLRTLSRSDSRYCGRYEGDGESRDRAYHQGTVWPWLLLPFGMALLQATKDRREAEAFLQGYLRIFLREHLPEAGLGTISEIFDGDPPHRPDGCIAQAWSVAAVLHLQALLHDGTAGMEEDGDPAA